Proteins encoded by one window of Xylella fastidiosa:
- the folD gene encoding bifunctional methylenetetrahydrofolate dehydrogenase/methenyltetrahydrofolate cyclohydrolase FolD, whose translation MLAATDLARILDGRRIADDLLDALKTRVDARVAAGKLPPTLAVVLVGSDPASVVYVRNKRRAAEKVGIKAYDFDLPEATTEAELAALIDRLNADPKIHGVLIQLPLPGIPDAHRLIQRIDPRKDVDGFHPQNVGHLALREFGLRPCTPRGIVTLLGHTDRPVRGRNATIVGVSNHVGRPMGLELLMAGCTVTSCHKFTPPQMLEAAVRQADILIVAVGRPGVIPGEWVKPGAVVIDVGINRLDDGQLVGDVGFESAVKRASWITPVPGGVGPMTVATLMQNTLEAAEATDC comes from the coding sequence ATGCTGGCAGCCACCGATTTGGCTCGTATTCTCGACGGGCGTCGTATTGCTGATGACCTGCTTGATGCTTTGAAAACACGCGTGGATGCACGTGTGGCGGCAGGCAAACTGCCTCCAACGTTGGCCGTAGTGCTCGTCGGTTCCGATCCGGCATCAGTGGTGTATGTCCGCAACAAGCGGCGTGCTGCAGAGAAGGTGGGGATTAAAGCTTATGACTTCGATCTTCCAGAAGCGACGACTGAGGCTGAGTTGGCCGCGTTGATTGACCGGCTTAATGCCGATCCAAAGATCCACGGTGTCCTGATCCAATTACCATTGCCGGGCATCCCTGATGCGCATCGATTGATTCAACGTATTGACCCGCGCAAAGATGTGGATGGTTTCCACCCTCAAAATGTTGGGCACTTAGCATTGCGTGAGTTTGGTCTCAGACCATGCACGCCACGGGGTATTGTCACCTTGCTCGGCCATACCGACCGACCGGTCCGAGGGCGTAATGCCACCATTGTTGGAGTGAGCAACCATGTTGGCCGACCGATGGGACTGGAGTTGTTGATGGCTGGTTGTACTGTCACCAGTTGCCATAAATTCACCCCACCACAGATGTTGGAAGCAGCAGTGCGTCAAGCCGATATTCTGATCGTTGCAGTGGGCCGTCCGGGAGTGATTCCTGGAGAGTGGGTGAAGCCAGGTGCAGTCGTGATTGATGTTGGCATTAATCGACTTGATGATGGTCAGTTGGTGGGTGATGTTGGTTTTGAGAGTGCAGTTAAGCGTGCTAGCTGGATTACCCCGGTACCTGGCGGAGTAGGACCGATGACCGTAGCGACGTTGATGC